One window of Botrimarina mediterranea genomic DNA carries:
- a CDS encoding division/cell wall cluster transcriptional repressor MraZ, whose translation MLTGEAIRALDERYRLTLPAELAEAVGGGPVAGQGAECLIAKERPGCLSLWRRDAWEEKQRQAESIVSSKLATGRLDGRLGDVQRLGRLLSTRQRTIPIAGRGRIVIPEGFRELLGVEPGGNVSVVGAAVCVELWRPEAWAEWIGREMPGFRELFEELAR comes from the coding sequence GTGCTAACTGGCGAAGCGATCCGTGCGCTCGACGAACGCTACCGACTGACGCTGCCGGCAGAGCTGGCGGAGGCGGTTGGTGGCGGCCCCGTTGCTGGTCAGGGGGCAGAGTGCCTGATTGCTAAAGAACGCCCGGGCTGCCTCAGCCTGTGGCGACGCGACGCTTGGGAAGAGAAGCAGCGGCAGGCTGAGTCGATCGTTAGCTCGAAGCTCGCCACGGGCCGGCTCGACGGCCGCCTCGGCGACGTGCAGCGGCTCGGCAGGTTGCTCTCCACCCGACAACGAACCATCCCCATCGCCGGCCGCGGCCGGATCGTCATCCCAGAAGGATTCCGCGAACTGTTGGGCGTCGAACCCGGAGGTAACGTCTCGGTCGTCGGCGCCGCGGTGTGCGTCGAGCTGTGGCGTCCCGAGGCGTGGGCCGAATGGATCGGCCGCGAGATGCCCGGCTTCCGAGAGCTGTTTGAAGAACTCGCCCGCTAA
- a CDS encoding DUF1559 family PulG-like putative transporter produces MRHFLRCFALLFITAATHAATPFDNYLEDGTFLVASLDLDEMTSTESAQWLIATIEAAAPALRSGDATMPAMITRQAISQLRELRDFGVKEIGLVVAIEDLTMNHGPLLVTKLPDEAAAMKVRDWLQPRLQMTPGFEARLSGSTLLVATTATLDRYAKLTPAARPDLADAHSSANAALSAVLSPGADARRVLRELWPMLPPPYDKLTGPLVADDVRSVTATVQLGAAPIASLTITSPNPSARESIAQAISAGLQTGVVWVETNQPPYAAGAKETAELLAPRVDDAAVTMRIDSADAAVRQFATNVLAPAIVVAQERAKRSSKMNDMKQIILAMHNYHDVRGSLPTNVVDKDGKPLLSWRVLLLPFLEQETFLKELHLDESWDSPHNLEVAKRSAPQVYCRDNREGLTSFLRPVYAGSDLAAARGDIEPIEKPTSGRMCFLQPSETFRDITDGLSKTIMVAEVAPEHAVFWTKPDDWEVDLEDPLAKLRTDKREGFVTGYYDGSARFEPFDIDPGLLKKLITKNGGEAISR; encoded by the coding sequence ATGCGCCACTTCCTGCGCTGCTTCGCTCTGCTCTTCATCACCGCTGCTACTCACGCCGCGACGCCGTTCGATAACTATCTCGAAGACGGCACGTTCCTCGTCGCGTCGCTCGATCTCGATGAAATGACCTCGACCGAATCGGCGCAGTGGCTGATCGCAACGATCGAAGCCGCGGCGCCGGCGCTCCGTTCGGGCGACGCCACGATGCCGGCCATGATCACGCGGCAAGCGATCAGCCAACTGCGAGAGCTGCGCGACTTCGGCGTCAAGGAGATCGGCCTCGTCGTCGCGATCGAAGACCTGACGATGAACCATGGCCCGTTGCTCGTCACCAAACTTCCCGACGAAGCGGCGGCGATGAAGGTGCGCGACTGGTTACAGCCGCGATTGCAGATGACGCCGGGATTTGAGGCGCGGCTGTCCGGCTCGACGCTGCTGGTCGCCACGACCGCGACACTAGATCGCTACGCAAAGCTAACGCCCGCCGCGCGTCCCGACCTAGCCGACGCACACTCGTCGGCCAACGCCGCCCTCAGCGCTGTCCTCTCTCCCGGCGCCGACGCGCGGCGGGTGCTGCGTGAGCTGTGGCCGATGCTTCCGCCCCCATACGACAAACTGACGGGCCCGCTCGTCGCCGACGACGTACGTAGCGTCACGGCGACCGTCCAACTCGGCGCGGCGCCGATCGCTTCGCTGACAATCACTTCGCCCAATCCTTCCGCCCGTGAGTCAATTGCGCAAGCTATCTCAGCGGGGCTGCAAACCGGCGTTGTTTGGGTAGAGACGAACCAGCCACCCTACGCCGCCGGTGCGAAGGAAACCGCCGAGTTGTTGGCGCCTCGCGTGGACGACGCCGCGGTGACGATGCGAATCGACTCTGCCGACGCCGCTGTGAGGCAATTCGCAACCAACGTCCTCGCTCCGGCAATAGTTGTGGCGCAGGAACGCGCCAAGCGATCGTCCAAGATGAACGACATGAAGCAGATCATTCTGGCGATGCACAATTACCATGATGTTCGCGGCTCTCTTCCTACGAACGTGGTAGACAAGGATGGTAAACCGCTGCTGTCGTGGCGGGTGTTGCTCCTCCCCTTCTTGGAGCAGGAAACCTTCTTAAAGGAACTACACCTCGACGAATCGTGGGACAGTCCGCACAACCTGGAAGTCGCCAAACGATCGGCGCCCCAAGTCTACTGCCGAGATAATCGCGAAGGGCTGACAAGCTTTCTGCGGCCCGTCTATGCAGGCTCGGACCTTGCTGCGGCGCGAGGAGACATTGAGCCAATCGAGAAGCCAACGTCTGGACGCATGTGCTTCCTGCAGCCGAGCGAGACGTTCCGTGACATCACCGACGGCTTGTCGAAAACGATCATGGTCGCCGAAGTGGCGCCGGAGCACGCGGTCTTTTGGACCAAGCCCGATGATTGGGAGGTCGATCTCGAGGACCCGCTAGCGAAGCTCCGCACGGACAAGCGTGAGGGATTCGTCACCGGGTACTATGATGGATCCGCGCGATTTGAGCCCTTCGATATCGACCCAGGGCTGCTTAAGAAGTTGATCACCAAGAACGGTGGTGAAGCGATCTCGCGGTGA
- a CDS encoding RNA polymerase sigma factor, which translates to MLGRLLAENGPALALYAANWTAAAEDCVQEALVELAGLPRLPDSPVAWLYARVRQRALNASRAARRRTGHESAAWRDRLIATTSDPAEALDLVSALAELSPDDRELVTLRFYSDLTYDEIAAAVGSSKSAVHRRTENALSQLRTRLEAPCDPKLIQSTTNSQNSTARR; encoded by the coding sequence GTGCTCGGTAGGCTCCTCGCCGAAAACGGGCCGGCCCTTGCGCTGTACGCCGCCAACTGGACGGCCGCGGCCGAGGACTGCGTGCAGGAGGCCCTCGTGGAGCTCGCCGGCCTGCCGCGGTTGCCCGACAGCCCCGTGGCGTGGCTCTACGCCCGGGTGCGACAACGGGCGCTCAACGCATCCCGCGCCGCGCGTCGCCGTACGGGGCACGAGTCGGCCGCTTGGCGTGATCGGCTCATCGCGACGACAAGTGATCCCGCCGAAGCGCTCGACCTTGTGTCGGCGCTCGCCGAACTGTCGCCCGACGACCGCGAGCTCGTGACGCTCCGTTTCTACAGCGACCTGACGTACGACGAGATCGCCGCGGCGGTGGGCTCGTCGAAGAGCGCCGTCCACCGCCGCACCGAGAACGCCCTTTCGCAACTCCGCACCCGTTTGGAGGCGCCATGCGACCCGAAACTGATCCAATCAACGACAAACTCACAGAACTCTACCGCACGGCGCTAA
- a CDS encoding DUF1844 domain-containing protein produces MSDEKKIFIDEDWKSQVEKEKQAAAHGTGEPPTSVGGVESQTPPTNVEGSPDPDDPPMPPASIGMLMSSLATEALLSLGQFPHPVTGETKLRRNQAQYLIDTLAMLQEKTAGNLTSDEAIALDDILHQLRMAFVAVK; encoded by the coding sequence ATGAGCGACGAGAAGAAGATCTTCATCGACGAAGACTGGAAGTCCCAAGTCGAAAAAGAGAAGCAAGCCGCAGCGCACGGAACTGGCGAGCCTCCGACGTCAGTCGGTGGAGTTGAATCACAAACTCCCCCAACCAACGTTGAGGGCTCGCCAGACCCCGACGACCCACCGATGCCCCCCGCGTCGATCGGCATGCTGATGTCGTCGCTCGCCACCGAAGCGTTGCTCTCGCTGGGCCAGTTCCCGCACCCCGTGACGGGCGAAACCAAGCTCCGCCGCAACCAGGCGCAGTACCTCATCGACACGCTGGCGATGTTGCAGGAAAAGACCGCCGGCAACCTCACGTCGGACGAGGCCATTGCGCTCGACGATATCTTGCATCAGCTGCGAATGGCGTTTGTCGCGGTGAAGTGA
- a CDS encoding CTP synthase encodes MAKHIFVTGGVVSSLGKGLTSASVGMLLEKRGLSVRMQKLDPYLNVDPGTMSPYQHGEVYVLDDGSETDLDLGHYERFTSGPLTRDSNYTTGQIYLSVIEKERRGEFLGKTVQVIPHVTGEIQQCIARLAETKDSSGRKPDVVITEIGGTVGDIESLPFMEAIRQFALTAGKGNCLFMHLTLVPYLKAARELKTKPTQHSVGLLRQIGIQPDILVCRCEQPIGRDDREKIALFCNVPVDAVIEERDKDFSIYEVPLSLVENRLDAQICERLGLDTPEPNLDDWHDLLNRLRRPDHEISIAVVGKYAEHRDAYKSIYESIDHAGIHHKAQIRIGRIRSEDVEAEGPERLLSGYDGVLVPGGFGERGIEGKVQAIRWARERGVPFFGICLGMQCAVVEYGRDVIGLENAHSTEFDKDTPHPVICLLDEQRDVTDKGGTMRLGAQPAVLAEGSLIASCYGKEEVSERHRHRYEFNNQYRQQYEANGMRFGGTSPDGKLVEAVEIPGHPWFLAVQYHPEFKSKPIAAQPLFAGFVGAAVAHRKRRNERAAQPADSHQPNETQHVG; translated from the coding sequence ATGGCCAAGCACATTTTTGTTACCGGCGGTGTCGTCAGCTCGCTCGGCAAGGGGCTCACTTCCGCGTCGGTCGGCATGCTGCTCGAGAAGCGGGGCCTCTCGGTCCGCATGCAGAAGCTCGACCCTTATCTCAACGTCGACCCGGGGACCATGTCCCCCTACCAGCACGGCGAGGTCTACGTCCTCGACGACGGTTCCGAGACCGACCTCGACCTCGGCCATTACGAGCGTTTCACCAGCGGCCCGCTGACGCGCGACTCGAACTACACCACCGGGCAGATCTACCTGTCAGTGATCGAGAAGGAACGCCGCGGCGAGTTCCTCGGCAAGACGGTGCAGGTGATCCCGCACGTCACCGGCGAGATCCAGCAGTGCATCGCCCGTCTTGCCGAGACGAAGGACTCCAGCGGCCGCAAGCCGGATGTCGTCATCACCGAGATCGGCGGCACCGTCGGCGACATCGAGAGCCTGCCGTTCATGGAGGCGATCCGCCAGTTCGCGCTTACCGCGGGCAAGGGCAACTGCCTGTTCATGCACCTGACGCTGGTGCCGTATCTCAAGGCGGCCCGCGAACTGAAGACCAAGCCTACGCAACACTCCGTCGGCCTGTTGCGGCAGATCGGCATCCAGCCGGACATCCTCGTCTGTCGCTGCGAACAGCCGATCGGCCGCGACGACCGTGAGAAGATCGCGCTGTTCTGCAACGTGCCGGTCGACGCCGTCATCGAAGAACGCGACAAGGACTTCAGCATCTACGAAGTGCCGCTGTCGCTGGTGGAGAACCGGCTCGACGCGCAGATCTGCGAGCGTCTCGGCCTCGATACGCCCGAGCCGAACCTCGACGACTGGCACGACCTGCTCAACCGCCTGCGTCGCCCCGACCACGAGATCTCGATCGCCGTGGTGGGCAAGTACGCCGAGCACCGCGACGCCTACAAGAGCATCTACGAGTCGATCGACCACGCCGGCATCCACCACAAGGCGCAGATCCGCATCGGCCGCATCCGCAGCGAAGACGTCGAAGCCGAAGGGCCCGAGCGCCTGCTGTCGGGCTACGACGGCGTGCTCGTTCCGGGCGGCTTTGGCGAGCGCGGCATCGAGGGCAAGGTCCAGGCGATCCGCTGGGCGCGTGAACGCGGCGTCCCGTTCTTCGGCATCTGTCTCGGCATGCAGTGCGCCGTCGTCGAGTACGGCCGCGACGTCATCGGCCTCGAGAACGCCCACAGCACCGAGTTCGACAAGGACACGCCGCACCCGGTGATTTGCCTGCTCGACGAGCAACGCGACGTCACCGACAAGGGAGGCACCATGCGACTCGGCGCGCAGCCCGCGGTGCTCGCCGAGGGTTCGCTGATCGCTTCGTGCTATGGCAAGGAAGAGGTCAGCGAACGCCACCGCCACCGCTACGAGTTCAACAACCAGTACCGCCAGCAGTACGAAGCCAACGGCATGCGTTTCGGCGGCACTAGCCCCGATGGCAAGCTCGTCGAAGCCGTCGAGATCCCCGGCCACCCGTGGTTCCTGGCGGTGCAGTACCACCCCGAGTTCAAGAGCAAGCCGATCGCGGCACAGCCGCTGTTCGCCGGCTTCGTCGGCGCCGCCGTCGCGCACCGCAAGCGCCGCAACGAACGCGCCGCCCAACCGGCCGATTCGCACCAGCCCAACGAAACCCAACACGTCGGTTAA
- a CDS encoding acyl-CoA desaturase has translation MDGTQVTPTRRSRRVRAKERAAGVNEEKGLPRGDRLPYPQGASRTIYWRYAAPIVVIHLLALTALIPTMFSWWGVIAFVVGVYFYGGVGINLCYHRLLTHRSFVVPAWLEKCFVVVAVCCLEDAPGTWVAAHRLHHRDSDEQEDPHSPLAGAFWGHLGWLLVDNPAVRSLPVFERYARDVLRTPFYLRLQRGVLPFVIYVAHALVYALVGFGLGYATTGGEVAEATRLGASLLVWGVLLRTVVVWHITWSVNSLTHLFGYRNYATKENSRNNWLVAVLSSGEGWHNNHHAEPASASNWHRWWEIDLMYVWILGLERVGLAWDVVRPREHRRAGSTASA, from the coding sequence ATGGACGGAACTCAGGTCACGCCAACGCGGCGGTCACGCCGCGTCCGAGCCAAGGAGCGGGCTGCCGGCGTCAACGAGGAGAAGGGCCTTCCGCGCGGTGATCGATTGCCGTACCCGCAGGGCGCGTCGCGGACGATCTACTGGCGTTACGCGGCGCCGATTGTGGTGATCCACCTGCTCGCGCTGACGGCGCTGATCCCCACGATGTTTAGCTGGTGGGGCGTGATCGCGTTCGTGGTGGGCGTCTATTTCTACGGCGGCGTCGGGATCAACCTATGTTACCACCGGCTGCTAACGCACCGCAGCTTCGTCGTGCCGGCATGGCTAGAGAAGTGCTTTGTCGTTGTGGCGGTCTGTTGCCTGGAAGACGCGCCGGGGACTTGGGTGGCGGCGCATCGGCTGCACCATCGCGACTCCGATGAACAGGAGGACCCGCACAGCCCGCTCGCCGGCGCATTCTGGGGGCACCTCGGTTGGTTGCTCGTCGATAACCCCGCGGTGCGCAGCCTGCCGGTGTTCGAGCGTTACGCGCGCGACGTGCTTCGGACGCCGTTCTACCTGAGGCTGCAGCGCGGCGTGTTGCCGTTTGTGATTTACGTCGCCCATGCGCTGGTCTACGCGCTGGTGGGCTTCGGCCTGGGCTACGCGACGACGGGCGGCGAGGTGGCCGAAGCGACGCGGCTCGGCGCGAGCCTCTTGGTGTGGGGCGTGCTATTGCGGACCGTGGTGGTCTGGCACATCACTTGGTCGGTGAACTCGTTGACGCACCTCTTTGGGTACCGCAACTATGCGACGAAAGAGAACAGCCGCAACAACTGGCTGGTCGCGGTGCTCAGCAGCGGCGAGGGTTGGCACAACAACCACCACGCCGAGCCCGCCAGCGCCTCGAACTGGCACCGCTGGTGGGAGATCGACCTGATGTACGTATGGATCTTGGGGC